In Diaphorobacter ruginosibacter, the genomic stretch GCCAGTGCGCGTGCTTCCTGCAGGTCGTAGCCCAACTGGGTGAGGATCTCCAGGCTGTGCTCGCCCAGCCTGGGCGGCGAGAGCCGCACCTCGAGGTGCCTGCCGTCCATGGTGAAGGGCAGCAGTACCGTCTTGGCCTGGCGGCCGTCGGGCAGGTTGATGAGCTGCAGCGCGCCGCTCTCGTTGAGGTGGCGGTCCTCCAGCAGCTCGTGCGGGGCGGAGATGGGCGCAAAGGGCAGGCCGTTGGCCTCGAAGATTTCCGAGATATGCGCCGACGTGTGGTTCGCCATTTTCTCCCGCAGCATCGGAATCAGCCACTCGCGCGCCAGCACGCGGGCGTTGTTGCTGCCAAGGCGAGGATCGTCACGCAGTTCTCCCAGGCCGAACGCATCGCAGAACACGCGCCATGCGCCATCGCTGACGACGGCCAGAAAGATCTGCTCGTCGTCCTTCACCTTGAATACGTCGTAGATTGCCCAGGCTGAAATGCGCGCCGGCATGGGGGCGGCGGCCTGGCCCGTCACTGCGAACTGCATCATGTGCTGTGCGATCAGGAACACGTTGTTCTCGAACAGGGCACTCTGCACCTCCTGGCCCCTGCCGGTCTTCTCGCGCTGCGCAAGCGCTGCCATCGCGCCCA encodes the following:
- a CDS encoding CaiB/BaiF CoA transferase family protein → MNQASSSTSSPLPYSGIRVVEFVHMVMGPSCGLMLADLGAEVIKVEPVGHGRDGDATRKLLGSGAGFFPMFNRNKKSVTLDLQTPEGKEAALRLIATADVVCENFKPGTMRKLGLDYDSLKERFPRLIYVSHKGFLPGPYEHRTALDEVVQMMGGLAYMTGRPGDPLRAGTSVNDIMGGMFGAMGAMAALAQREKTGRGQEVQSALFENNVFLIAQHMMQFAVTGQAAAPMPARISAWAIYDVFKVKDDEQIFLAVVSDGAWRVFCDAFGLGELRDDPRLGSNNARVLAREWLIPMLREKMANHTSAHISEIFEANGLPFAPISAPHELLEDRHLNESGALQLINLPDGRQAKTVLLPFTMDGRHLEVRLSPPRLGEHSLEILTQLGYDLQEARALAKGEQPPA